In Zunongwangia profunda SM-A87, the following proteins share a genomic window:
- a CDS encoding DUF779 domain-containing protein, whose protein sequence is MNYKRVDITKQAAVLLEKLKAAHGKVIFHQSGGCCDGSSPMLLPKEDFYLDDNDIYLGEVGEVPFYMSHDQFAYWKHTHLTVDVTPGRGASFSLEIPKGKRFIIKSRMLTKEEQEYFNPS, encoded by the coding sequence ATGAATTATAAACGAGTAGATATCACCAAACAGGCTGCAGTGTTGTTAGAAAAACTTAAAGCAGCGCACGGCAAGGTGATTTTTCATCAAAGCGGGGGGTGTTGTGATGGTTCATCACCAATGCTGCTACCCAAAGAAGATTTTTATCTGGATGATAATGATATTTATTTGGGGGAAGTAGGGGAGGTACCTTTTTACATGAGTCATGATCAATTCGCATATTGGAAACATACGCATCTTACTGTAGATGTAACACCAGGTAGAGGTGCGAGCTTTTCTCTAGAAATACCCAAAGGAAAAAGGTTTATCATAAAATCACGTATGCTGACCAAAGAAGAACAGGAATACTTCAATCCTTCCTAA
- a CDS encoding aldehyde dehydrogenase family protein, with the protein MSYSKPKFQEKYGNYINGAFIAPVDGEYFDNHSPVDNSLIAKFPRSKDADVKNAIAAANAAKEEWGNTSVAERSAILQKIADILEEHLEYFAQIETSDNGKAIRETLNADLPLAVDHFRYFASVIRAEEGSASELNKNTLSLIIQEPLGVVAQIIPWNFPLLMMAWKVAPALAAGNCIVLKPAEQTPVSATIFAEKVGHLLPKGVFNVIHGFGPEAGKPLASSPNVDKVAFTGETTTGQLIMQYASKNLHPVTMELGGKSPNVFFNSIMDHDDEFLDKCIEGAVLFALNQGEVCTCPSRLLIQEDIYEAFIEKVIARTEAIKMGDPFSPDTMMGAQASNDQYEKILSYINIGKEEGAEVLTGGEAAKLDGDLGNGFYIKPTILKGHNKMRVFQEEIFGPVVSVCTFKDEAEALEIANDTLYGLGAGVWTRDAHQLYQIPRAIKAGRVWVNCYHDYPAHAPFGGYKKSGFGRENHLMMLNHYRQAKNMLISYDKNKLGFF; encoded by the coding sequence ATGAGTTATTCTAAACCAAAATTCCAGGAAAAATATGGCAATTACATTAACGGAGCATTTATAGCACCTGTCGATGGAGAGTATTTTGATAATCATTCTCCAGTAGATAATTCGCTTATTGCAAAGTTCCCAAGGTCTAAAGATGCAGATGTTAAAAATGCGATTGCAGCTGCTAATGCTGCTAAAGAAGAATGGGGAAATACCTCAGTTGCGGAGCGCTCGGCGATTCTTCAGAAAATAGCCGATATTTTAGAAGAGCACCTTGAATATTTTGCCCAGATCGAAACTTCGGATAACGGGAAAGCGATTCGTGAAACCTTAAATGCCGATCTGCCTTTGGCTGTAGATCATTTTAGATATTTTGCTTCAGTAATTAGGGCTGAGGAAGGTAGTGCTTCAGAATTAAATAAAAATACACTCTCATTAATTATTCAGGAACCTTTAGGAGTAGTTGCTCAAATTATACCTTGGAACTTCCCATTATTAATGATGGCCTGGAAGGTGGCTCCTGCCTTAGCAGCAGGAAACTGTATCGTTTTAAAACCGGCAGAACAAACTCCAGTTTCAGCAACAATATTTGCCGAAAAAGTAGGGCACTTATTGCCTAAAGGGGTATTTAATGTGATTCATGGTTTTGGGCCGGAAGCCGGTAAACCTTTAGCTTCCAGTCCCAACGTAGATAAAGTAGCCTTTACGGGAGAAACCACTACCGGGCAGTTAATTATGCAATATGCTTCTAAAAACCTGCATCCGGTAACGATGGAACTTGGAGGGAAATCACCTAATGTTTTTTTTAATAGCATTATGGATCACGATGATGAGTTTTTAGATAAGTGTATTGAAGGTGCCGTATTATTTGCTCTAAATCAGGGAGAGGTATGTACCTGTCCTTCCAGATTATTAATTCAGGAGGATATTTATGAAGCCTTCATCGAAAAGGTTATTGCCAGAACTGAAGCTATAAAAATGGGTGATCCATTTAGTCCCGATACCATGATGGGAGCCCAGGCCTCGAATGATCAGTATGAGAAAATTTTATCCTATATAAATATAGGTAAAGAGGAAGGTGCCGAAGTTTTAACGGGAGGAGAAGCTGCAAAACTGGATGGCGATTTGGGGAACGGATTTTATATAAAACCCACAATTTTAAAGGGACATAATAAAATGCGGGTTTTCCAGGAAGAGATTTTTGGTCCGGTAGTTTCGGTTTGTACTTTTAAAGACGAAGCAGAAGCTTTAGAAATTGCCAACGATACCCTTTACGGATTAGGCGCCGGAGTCTGGACGCGGGATGCGCACCAATTATATCAAATCCCGCGGGCGATAAAAGCAGGTCGTGTTTGGGTGAATTGCTATCATGATTATCCTGCACACGCACCATTTGGCGGCTATAAAAAATCTGGTTTTGGTCGCGAAAATCATTTAATGATGCTTAATCATTATCGTCAGGCTAAGAATATGCTTATTTCTTACGATAAGAATAAACTGGGATTCTTTTAA
- a CDS encoding AraC family transcriptional regulator, whose amino-acid sequence MNYNLLKYESSRKLQTFIENRTIYSADYAELNVFETQQIAKKVDLQFSYPIIASMLSGKKIMHLKHRNPFDFFPGESVVLPSNEKMIIDFPLATTTAPTRCLALGIHPDKIQETVRYFNENTRIEFENDNYDLQGNSAHLENNIQVQYVLDRIFKTFLSDEKAKDVLLDLMVKELVIRLLQTKAKLMLLDDSSLFDNNRMAFIVKYMRENLSKNISVDQLAAKACMSSSNFYKTFRNTLGESPIDYLNTERIKYAKKLIQQTTDKLADIAFQAGFNNVSYFNRQFKKLESITPNQYRKNVRANKYVS is encoded by the coding sequence TTGAATTATAATCTTTTAAAATACGAAAGTTCAAGAAAGCTACAAACTTTCATTGAAAACCGGACGATCTACAGTGCTGATTATGCAGAACTTAATGTTTTTGAAACGCAGCAAATCGCAAAGAAAGTCGACTTGCAATTTTCGTATCCTATTATTGCCAGTATGCTTTCTGGAAAAAAGATTATGCACTTAAAGCACCGTAATCCATTCGATTTCTTTCCTGGCGAAAGTGTTGTGTTGCCTTCCAACGAAAAAATGATTATCGATTTCCCTTTAGCAACCACAACGGCTCCTACCCGGTGTTTAGCCCTGGGAATTCATCCTGATAAAATTCAGGAAACCGTGCGTTATTTTAATGAAAACACCAGAATAGAGTTTGAAAATGACAACTATGATCTTCAGGGAAATTCTGCCCATCTTGAAAATAACATACAGGTCCAATATGTTTTGGATCGCATTTTTAAGACCTTTTTAAGTGATGAAAAAGCCAAAGATGTTTTATTGGATCTTATGGTAAAAGAACTGGTGATTAGGCTACTTCAAACCAAAGCGAAATTAATGTTACTGGATGATTCTTCGCTTTTTGATAATAATCGCATGGCTTTTATCGTGAAATATATGCGTGAAAATTTATCCAAAAACATCTCGGTAGATCAACTCGCGGCAAAAGCCTGTATGAGCAGCTCAAATTTCTACAAGACCTTTAGAAATACACTGGGTGAAAGCCCAATTGATTATTTAAATACTGAGCGTATAAAATACGCGAAGAAGTTAATTCAGCAAACTACAGATAAGCTGGCCGATATTGCATTTCAGGCTGGATTTAACAATGTAAGCTATTTTAACCGCCAGTTCAAAAAGCTGGAAAGCATCACCCCCAATCAATATCGAAAAAATGTAAGAGCTAACAAGTATGTCTCTTAA
- a CDS encoding deoxynucleoside kinase encodes MHVAIAGNIGAGKTTLTRLLAKHYKWEPHYEDVLENPYLEDFYNKMERWSFNLQIYFLNSRFRQILQIRESGKKIIQDRTIYEDAYIFAPNLHAMGLMTNRDFENYRSLFELMESVVKGPDLLIYLRSSIPNLVAQIQKRGRDYENSISIDYLSRLNERYEAWVHDYDKGNLLIVDVDNINFVDNPEDLGDIINKIDGEINGLF; translated from the coding sequence ATGCATGTAGCGATTGCAGGGAATATTGGAGCCGGTAAAACCACGCTAACAAGATTACTCGCCAAACATTACAAATGGGAACCCCATTACGAAGACGTTCTGGAAAATCCTTATCTTGAAGATTTCTACAATAAGATGGAACGTTGGTCTTTTAATCTGCAAATCTATTTTTTAAACAGTAGATTTAGACAAATATTGCAGATTAGGGAAAGTGGTAAAAAGATCATTCAGGATCGTACTATTTATGAGGATGCTTATATTTTTGCTCCTAACTTACATGCTATGGGTTTGATGACCAATAGGGATTTTGAAAATTATCGCTCTTTGTTCGAACTTATGGAAAGTGTAGTAAAGGGACCGGATTTGCTTATTTATTTAAGGAGCAGTATCCCTAATTTAGTTGCCCAAATACAAAAAAGAGGAAGAGATTATGAAAACTCAATTTCTATCGACTATTTAAGTCGGCTTAATGAGCGCTATGAGGCCTGGGTTCACGATTATGACAAGGGAAATTTGTTAATCGTTGATGTAGATAATATTAACTTTGTAGACAACCCGGAAGATCTTGGCGACATTATTAATAAAATTGACGGAGAAATAAACGGATTATTTTAA
- a CDS encoding sterol desaturase family protein, whose amino-acid sequence MESTKLKRPKHKGSPKLFENPMLEKLTHTHISAPLIIFFVTSVALIYYGIFEKGFRTPEILAWFAGGLLFFTLIEYLAHRYLYHIPATTPRRQKISYTMHGVHHDYPKDKSRLAMPPVLSLIVASVLFIIYRAILGDYVFGFLAGFLVGYAGYLAVHYSVHAFKVPNNFLKILWHHHSIHHYREPDRAFGVSSPFWDHIFRTMPRQTPASDRTAVGKSIDDENMGKAHAH is encoded by the coding sequence ATGGAATCTACTAAACTTAAGCGACCTAAACATAAAGGCTCCCCAAAGCTTTTTGAAAACCCTATGTTAGAAAAATTAACGCATACGCACATTTCTGCACCGTTAATTATTTTCTTTGTTACATCGGTAGCACTTATCTACTACGGTATTTTTGAAAAAGGCTTTAGAACACCTGAAATATTAGCATGGTTTGCCGGCGGATTATTATTTTTCACTTTAATTGAATATCTAGCGCATCGCTATTTATATCATATCCCGGCCACTACACCAAGAAGGCAAAAAATATCGTATACCATGCATGGTGTACACCATGATTATCCAAAAGATAAATCGAGACTGGCTATGCCACCTGTACTAAGTTTAATCGTAGCTTCTGTTCTATTTATAATTTACAGAGCAATTTTGGGCGATTATGTATTTGGATTTTTAGCGGGATTTTTAGTGGGGTACGCAGGTTATCTTGCCGTACACTATTCGGTACATGCTTTTAAAGTACCTAACAACTTTTTAAAAATTTTGTGGCATCATCATAGTATTCATCATTATCGTGAACCAGACCGGGCTTTTGGCGTATCCTCACCATTTTGGGATCATATTTTTAGAACAATGCCAAGACAAACACCTGCCAGCGACAGAACTGCGGTAGGAAAAAGTATAGACGATGAGAATATGGGAAAAGCGCATGCCCATTAG
- a CDS encoding App1 family protein: protein MFKRIKKILGRYKNLDQVLITPYRSYGTYSRLFVKGRVLDNAPLKIHQDQNKWKTFVNTYKQFDSFEIPDAEVELEIPGKINLKTTTNDEGYFLFNQTLENNIGEVADDQGWVDYHLYYKEELEPKTELLGNPFKGRFLIPSVDAEYGVISDIDDTILHTGVTSFLKWRLLKNSLLTNAYKRMPLKGAPNLYKLLHKGKAEGNRNPVFYLSNSPWNMYEYLKLFLDYNGFPKGPILLRDMRHPFENSIKPEKPHKQREIFNILKTYPDLKFILIGDSGEHDATIYTDIAAQHSDRILAIYLRSVNHKKQMERVHSIIDNFESTPVLMVHNSTEAIAHARENGFIV from the coding sequence ATGTTTAAACGAATAAAAAAAATATTGGGGCGCTATAAAAACCTGGATCAGGTGCTTATAACTCCTTATCGAAGTTATGGTACTTATTCCAGATTGTTTGTAAAAGGGCGGGTTTTGGATAATGCCCCACTTAAAATACACCAGGATCAAAACAAATGGAAAACTTTTGTAAATACTTATAAGCAATTTGATAGTTTTGAGATTCCTGATGCTGAAGTGGAACTGGAAATTCCCGGTAAAATAAACCTTAAAACCACTACCAACGACGAAGGTTATTTTCTATTTAATCAAACTTTAGAGAATAATATCGGAGAAGTGGCAGATGATCAGGGGTGGGTGGATTATCATTTATATTATAAGGAAGAATTAGAACCAAAAACCGAGCTTCTAGGTAATCCTTTTAAGGGAAGATTTTTAATTCCTTCTGTAGATGCAGAATATGGTGTAATTAGCGATATTGATGATACGATTTTACATACGGGGGTCACTTCATTTTTAAAATGGCGCCTGCTTAAAAATTCGTTACTTACCAATGCTTATAAAAGGATGCCTCTAAAAGGTGCGCCAAATTTATATAAGCTTTTGCATAAAGGTAAGGCAGAGGGTAACCGTAATCCTGTATTTTACTTAAGTAACAGTCCCTGGAATATGTATGAGTATTTAAAGCTGTTTTTGGATTATAATGGGTTCCCCAAGGGGCCTATATTGCTTCGGGATATGCGGCATCCCTTTGAAAACAGCATCAAGCCTGAAAAGCCTCATAAACAGCGAGAGATTTTTAATATTCTTAAAACCTATCCCGATTTAAAATTTATTCTGATTGGTGATAGCGGCGAGCATGATGCAACCATTTATACAGATATTGCAGCGCAACATTCCGATAGAATATTAGCCATTTATCTACGAAGCGTGAATCATAAAAAGCAGATGGAACGTGTACATAGTATTATCGATAATTTTGAAAGTACTCCCGTATTAATGGTTCATAATTCGACTGAAGCAATTGCTCATGCCCGGGAAAACGGATTTATTGTTTAA